The following proteins come from a genomic window of Chlamydiales bacterium:
- the uppS gene encoding polyprenyl diphosphate synthase, producing the protein MSVFEFIHQSSIYTDADLRLVQRHPVPKHVAIIPDGNRRWAKQHSSFSLIKGYWIGASIVTKILRGAFDLGIKVLTIYCFSTENWQRPKSEIRNLMMIYTKYLRKYRQQMVKMGIRFRTIGDLTPFPEEMRKEIETTCEATLKETAMDFVLAMNYGGRDEIRRVFLSIIKAMEREELNKDQITEETINRYLDTAPYGDPDLLIRTGGEERLSNFLLWQIAYTEVYMTDILWPDFTPRDLMHSVLDFQKRSRRRGR; encoded by the coding sequence GTGTCTGTTTTTGAGTTTATTCACCAATCTTCTATCTATACTGATGCAGATCTTCGTTTAGTTCAGAGACATCCGGTCCCAAAGCATGTTGCAATTATTCCTGATGGAAATCGGCGATGGGCTAAACAGCACTCTTCTTTTAGTTTGATCAAAGGGTATTGGATTGGAGCATCAATTGTTACAAAAATTTTGAGAGGGGCATTTGATTTAGGGATAAAAGTGCTCACAATTTATTGTTTTTCAACAGAAAATTGGCAAAGGCCTAAGAGCGAGATTCGCAATCTGATGATGATTTATACGAAATATTTACGTAAATATCGGCAGCAAATGGTGAAGATGGGGATTAGATTTCGCACAATAGGAGATCTCACGCCCTTCCCAGAAGAAATGAGAAAAGAAATTGAAACAACATGTGAAGCTACCTTAAAAGAAACAGCAATGGATTTTGTTTTGGCTATGAATTACGGTGGAAGGGATGAAATACGTCGAGTATTTCTCTCAATCATAAAGGCTATGGAAAGAGAAGAATTGAATAAAGATCAGATTACAGAAGAAACGATTAATCGTTATTTAGATACAGCGCCTTATGGTGATCCTGATTTACTCATTCGGACTGGTGGAGAGGAGCGTCTGAGTAATTTTCTTCTTTGGCAAATTGCCTATACAGAAGTTTATATGACAGATATTCTATGGCCTGACTTTACTCCTCGTGATCTAATGCATTCTGTGCTAGATTTCCAAAAACGCAGTCGACGTCGGGGGAGATGA
- the secF gene encoding protein translocase subunit SecF, whose product MEKQKRWQLFFILAVLFLTIYNILPTLFYYSKPLKKPIGPVEAEKVACDIIARVNKLEGFTLSWLRAQSKNLGLKPLEIKLDKEDPRLVQMRFQNQEEASFFSKTLYRAGALIPFTPAQLSSDPSSSQEENRTVGVQRHVGIHFDQNKVDTYFTFIPKITKEGDISPEYRDLIYDRSVELALGFGGLSHPGRIMIEIAQEKENDEEVIHLARSLLEYENAFGDENPITKRYYESFTQVPDSFSQAELIQKFIRKLEAIDQNLTSAIAKIQEEQKDLKTKGKFLDSFQEQQLEVFENQKKVINAATIIVRRNSTVFEKGTRPLERGSILELLSTSILQDRLQSIDIGKRNPFIKSIEIEWNKDQLTILLHPEVNEMRAIEANSEIEAIRQETLDKLLFSTISTASQMSGETIKPSLKNFAVTLNQLTNSSSLLRFDIGAVAAIESKTIANMLKNRWQPKEGELSSDSYPLYFYEEFKHLPPQEKKLGIVIYAPAMESTPEIGFRNNSIYVIARGLNAIREKYQNLPDSHIKSLFEQEFHALQDLMRKNGFIAYPGKASNLPISYRNDYIFELDDYYSYLIAATREDFSIKGSKHYATLEFTDIEQRILALNKIETQIHEDLIKWHDEYRQTRASIDPKARYDVPPPIKNVLWDNLKLSFVKYFRGDERKILKWGLDLSGGKTVRIGLRDQNHQLITNEADLKQAVNELYKRVNRLGLSEVGIRTEGATMVLDFPGSQGLSARDLIQASAMYFHVVNEKFTANNPILGEAVNAFLEEVWNEAVIMNRTDPESLNEIAWKHLGGSQDSLDDFHPLTSHAQLLYEHGLRFAGPKSPPSSSGFDDSLSAISLFRGADYVDWQGQTYPLLIIFRNYALEGSNLDNIHTGYDPSEGNTLQFGIKSSSLSRSGEKINPRDDFYSWTSHFSEEKIGNTPKEAFSQGRGWRMAVILNGSIISAPALNSPLRESARITGHFSQREINQLAADLKAGSLRFTPYILSEENISPDLGKEQRIQGIFAALLGLTLVFLVMISYYRFSGLIASLAVLFNLLIIWGVLQNLGSALTLPSIAGVILAVGMSVDANVLVFERIREEFSISKRLPSSLAAGYRKAFSAILDSNLTTILAALILLNFDAGPVKGFALTLIIGIISSMFTSLFVTRYFFAGWIQNPKHKILKMMSLFGKTKIDFLKNARFAITFSMILVVIGLGFLLKEWKTIFGIDFTGGYALTIDLKEQPTIDYRTAVEKTLNQMGAYPSDFQIKELNKPNQLRIQLGMSMEEEGKPFHNIDEQIAIENVLFPYQRNPRIQWIVNGLQNHGLELNPHSLPHLNLYWTAMSGQLSETMRNQALIGLGLALLSILIYITFRFEFKYAISATLALAHDLLITIGLLALLHLFFEGIKIDLQVIAALMTIIGYSLNDTIIIFDRIREDIRILRKLTFSEIVNHALNATLTRTVMTSGTTLVVLLALVTFGGRSIFNFSLIMTLGVIIGTLSSLYIAAPILIYFEKLEVNQKVLSSKKS is encoded by the coding sequence ATGGAAAAACAGAAACGGTGGCAACTTTTTTTTATCTTAGCAGTTCTTTTTCTGACCATCTATAACATTTTACCAACATTATTTTACTATTCCAAACCACTTAAAAAACCTATTGGACCCGTAGAAGCTGAAAAAGTTGCATGCGATATTATTGCACGTGTCAATAAATTAGAAGGCTTTACCCTTAGTTGGTTAAGGGCTCAAAGTAAAAATTTGGGACTTAAGCCTTTAGAAATTAAATTAGATAAAGAGGATCCTCGCCTTGTTCAAATGCGTTTTCAAAACCAAGAAGAGGCAAGTTTCTTTTCAAAAACCCTCTATCGCGCTGGGGCTTTAATTCCATTTACTCCTGCTCAACTTTCCAGTGATCCTTCATCTAGTCAAGAAGAGAATAGGACGGTAGGAGTTCAAAGGCATGTGGGGATTCACTTTGATCAAAATAAGGTGGATACTTACTTTACTTTTATTCCTAAGATCACAAAAGAAGGCGATATTTCTCCTGAGTACCGCGACCTAATTTATGATCGTTCTGTTGAGCTCGCACTTGGATTTGGTGGATTGAGTCATCCGGGTCGAATCATGATTGAAATTGCTCAAGAAAAAGAAAATGATGAAGAAGTTATCCACCTGGCTCGTAGTCTTCTTGAATATGAAAATGCTTTTGGAGATGAAAACCCTATTACCAAAAGATATTATGAGAGCTTTACTCAAGTTCCGGACTCTTTTTCTCAAGCTGAGCTTATTCAAAAATTTATTAGAAAGCTTGAAGCAATTGACCAGAATCTTACTTCAGCGATTGCAAAAATTCAAGAAGAACAGAAAGATTTAAAAACCAAGGGAAAATTTTTAGATTCTTTTCAAGAACAACAGCTTGAGGTTTTTGAGAACCAAAAAAAAGTGATCAATGCTGCAACTATCATTGTTCGTCGCAATAGCACAGTTTTTGAAAAAGGGACTCGTCCGCTTGAAAGAGGTTCCATTCTTGAGTTACTATCAACCTCTATTTTACAAGATAGATTACAATCCATTGACATTGGGAAACGTAATCCTTTTATCAAATCTATCGAAATCGAATGGAATAAAGATCAGCTCACAATTCTACTCCATCCAGAAGTCAATGAAATGCGTGCCATCGAAGCCAATTCAGAAATTGAAGCTATTCGCCAAGAAACACTAGATAAACTCCTCTTTAGTACCATCTCTACTGCTTCACAAATGTCAGGAGAAACAATTAAACCTTCTCTCAAAAATTTTGCTGTTACACTTAATCAATTAACCAATAGTTCTAGTTTACTAAGGTTTGATATTGGGGCAGTTGCAGCAATTGAATCTAAAACTATTGCAAATATGCTGAAAAATCGCTGGCAACCAAAAGAAGGCGAACTCTCAAGTGATTCTTATCCACTTTATTTCTATGAAGAATTTAAACATCTCCCACCTCAAGAGAAAAAATTGGGAATAGTTATTTATGCACCTGCCATGGAATCTACTCCTGAAATAGGATTTCGAAACAATTCAATCTATGTGATTGCACGTGGACTCAACGCAATACGAGAAAAATATCAAAATTTACCTGATAGTCATATAAAGAGTCTCTTCGAACAAGAATTCCATGCTCTTCAGGACTTAATGCGAAAAAATGGCTTTATTGCTTACCCAGGAAAAGCTTCTAATCTGCCTATTTCCTATAGAAACGACTATATCTTCGAACTCGATGACTACTATTCCTACTTAATTGCAGCTACACGAGAAGATTTTTCAATTAAGGGGAGTAAACATTATGCCACTTTAGAATTCACTGATATTGAACAAAGAATTCTTGCTCTCAATAAAATTGAGACACAGATCCATGAGGATCTAATTAAATGGCATGATGAATACCGTCAAACTCGTGCTTCTATAGATCCAAAAGCAAGATATGATGTTCCTCCGCCGATAAAAAATGTCTTATGGGATAATTTAAAGCTAAGCTTTGTAAAATATTTTCGTGGAGATGAACGGAAAATTCTCAAATGGGGTCTTGATCTATCGGGTGGTAAGACAGTACGGATTGGTTTGCGAGATCAAAATCATCAGTTAATTACCAATGAAGCTGATCTTAAACAAGCTGTTAATGAGCTCTACAAACGTGTGAATCGTCTAGGTCTTTCGGAAGTTGGAATTCGTACTGAAGGGGCTACAATGGTACTGGATTTTCCTGGTTCCCAAGGTTTATCTGCCCGTGATTTGATTCAAGCTTCAGCAATGTATTTTCATGTTGTAAATGAAAAATTTACTGCAAATAATCCAATTCTTGGAGAAGCAGTCAATGCTTTTCTTGAAGAAGTTTGGAACGAAGCAGTCATCATGAATCGCACAGATCCTGAAAGTTTAAATGAAATTGCATGGAAGCATTTAGGCGGTAGTCAAGATAGTCTTGATGATTTTCATCCTTTAACGAGTCATGCTCAACTTCTTTATGAACATGGTTTGCGTTTTGCAGGTCCAAAATCTCCACCTAGTTCAAGTGGATTTGATGATTCACTCTCTGCAATCTCCCTTTTTCGAGGAGCAGACTATGTGGATTGGCAGGGTCAAACTTATCCTCTTCTTATTATCTTTCGCAATTATGCTCTTGAAGGTTCAAATTTGGACAATATTCATACGGGTTATGATCCCTCAGAAGGCAATACTCTTCAATTTGGGATCAAAAGCTCTTCTCTAAGCAGAAGTGGTGAAAAAATCAATCCACGTGATGATTTCTATAGCTGGACTTCTCACTTTTCTGAAGAGAAAATTGGCAATACTCCAAAAGAAGCATTTTCTCAGGGACGAGGATGGCGCATGGCTGTGATCCTTAACGGTTCAATTATCAGTGCTCCTGCTCTTAACTCTCCTTTAAGAGAAAGCGCACGGATTACAGGACATTTTTCACAACGAGAAATCAATCAACTTGCTGCTGATCTTAAGGCAGGTTCTCTTAGGTTTACCCCTTATATTCTCTCTGAAGAAAATATCAGTCCTGATTTAGGTAAAGAACAACGCATACAAGGAATCTTTGCCGCTCTTCTTGGTCTTACACTTGTCTTTTTAGTGATGATTTCCTACTACCGATTTAGTGGTCTAATTGCCTCTCTTGCGGTCTTATTCAATCTACTGATTATTTGGGGTGTACTACAGAATCTTGGTTCTGCACTTACACTCCCAAGTATTGCGGGCGTGATCTTAGCAGTAGGGATGTCGGTTGATGCAAATGTGCTAGTTTTTGAAAGAATCCGTGAAGAATTTTCTATTTCAAAACGACTTCCTTCTTCTTTAGCCGCAGGTTATCGGAAAGCTTTTAGCGCAATTCTTGATTCAAATCTAACTACAATTCTTGCAGCTCTTATTCTGCTGAATTTTGATGCTGGTCCAGTCAAAGGATTTGCTCTTACACTCATTATTGGGATTATTTCTTCAATGTTTACCTCCCTATTTGTCACACGCTATTTTTTCGCTGGCTGGATTCAAAATCCAAAGCATAAAATACTAAAAATGATGAGTCTCTTTGGTAAGACAAAAATCGATTTCTTAAAAAATGCACGATTCGCGATCACTTTTTCGATGATTTTAGTAGTGATAGGATTGGGTTTTCTTCTGAAAGAATGGAAGACCATCTTTGGAATAGACTTTACGGGTGGATATGCTTTAACAATCGATCTAAAAGAACAACCTACAATAGATTATCGTACAGCTGTTGAAAAAACTTTAAATCAGATGGGAGCCTATCCTAGTGATTTTCAAATTAAGGAACTTAATAAACCTAATCAACTCCGGATCCAATTGGGGATGAGCATGGAGGAAGAAGGAAAACCGTTTCACAATATTGATGAACAAATTGCCATCGAAAATGTGCTTTTCCCTTATCAAAGGAATCCACGCATTCAATGGATTGTCAATGGATTACAAAATCATGGATTAGAGTTAAATCCCCATTCTCTACCCCATCTCAATCTCTACTGGACAGCAATGAGTGGACAATTATCTGAAACAATGCGCAATCAAGCTTTGATTGGTCTAGGTTTAGCATTGTTATCTATTTTGATCTATATTACCTTTCGATTTGAGTTTAAATATGCAATCAGTGCCACTCTAGCGCTAGCTCATGATCTGTTGATTACGATAGGTCTCCTTGCTCTTCTTCACCTTTTTTTCGAAGGGATTAAAATTGATCTTCAAGTGATTGCTGCGCTAATGACGATTATTGGCTATTCTTTGAATGATACGATTATCATTTTTGATAGAATTCGTGAAGATATTCGCATTCTGAGAAAGCTGACATTTTCAGAAATAGTCAACCATGCATTAAATGCTACCCTTACTCGTACTGTAATGACTTCAGGAACAACTCTAGTAGTTTTACTTGCACTTGTGACTTTTGGCGGTAGATCTATTTTTAATTTTTCTCTCATTATGACTTTAGGTGTCATAATTGGAACCCTGTCGTCTCTTTATATTGCTGCTCCGATTTTAATTTATTTTGAAAAGTTGGAAGTGAATCAGAAGGTTTTGTCTTCTAAGAAGAGCTAA
- the recJ gene encoding single-stranded-DNA-specific exonuclease RecJ: MLPPNDPVWIFPKENPSWLKKIIQEFRIHPISAQILVSRGFTQLGDIHHFLYSKLPDLYDPQQFLDMSKAVLRIISALKKEEGILIYGDNDVDGMTGTALLVDFLNKIGGRVFYYIPNPLTQREGVFLDAIHFAKKHHCKLMITVDCGITASKEIRKIIHEKIDVIITDHHEPTDKIPNCIATLNPKLVNQIYPNRELTGVGVAFKLTHAIMNYFASQGELCKKKIDLKIFLDLVALGTIADMGVLLDENRILVRYGMKQLQKTKRIGLIKLFQVCGLERNDLSAFDIAPKIAPRMNSLGRVADPTKGVELLLVRDEKRATQLAKELDLFNTERQKIEQIVSENVEKMLQENPDILKNKAIILSSKNWHPGVIPIIAARIAKLYNRPTVIIVIDKKIGKGSIRTIREFPLLRVLKKCSDLFLNYGGHDYAAGLMIKEENISRFKQRFLDEANSFLEEQDIIPKIFLDAYADFKDLTYDLLASLELLEPYGNENPPPILYCQARQAWPPKIIGGMHLKLYLEQGDRMLEGIAFGMAERRNQLRKKELTIQIAYTPQINRFHNKSSIQLLIRDFRIIETESQ, translated from the coding sequence ATGCTACCGCCCAATGATCCAGTCTGGATCTTCCCAAAAGAAAATCCATCTTGGTTAAAAAAAATTATTCAAGAATTTCGTATCCATCCAATTTCAGCACAAATTCTCGTTTCAAGAGGCTTTACTCAACTTGGAGATATTCATCATTTTCTTTATAGCAAGCTTCCTGATCTATACGATCCTCAACAATTTTTAGATATGTCTAAGGCTGTGTTGCGGATTATCAGTGCGCTAAAGAAAGAAGAAGGTATTTTGATTTATGGAGATAATGATGTTGATGGCATGACTGGGACGGCGCTTTTAGTCGACTTTTTAAATAAAATTGGAGGTAGAGTTTTTTATTATATCCCCAATCCTCTTACTCAAAGAGAGGGGGTTTTCTTAGATGCTATTCACTTTGCTAAAAAGCATCACTGTAAGTTAATGATCACTGTGGACTGTGGGATCACAGCTTCAAAAGAAATTCGAAAAATTATTCATGAAAAGATTGATGTCATTATTACTGATCATCACGAGCCTACAGATAAAATTCCTAATTGCATTGCCACTCTTAACCCTAAACTGGTTAATCAAATCTATCCTAACCGTGAGCTCACAGGTGTTGGTGTCGCATTCAAATTAACTCATGCCATCATGAATTATTTTGCTTCGCAAGGCGAACTCTGCAAAAAAAAAATTGATCTAAAAATCTTTCTTGATCTTGTTGCACTTGGAACAATTGCTGATATGGGGGTTTTACTAGATGAAAATCGCATTTTGGTCCGTTATGGGATGAAACAACTACAAAAAACAAAACGTATTGGACTCATCAAATTATTTCAGGTTTGTGGCCTTGAACGCAATGATTTAAGTGCCTTCGATATTGCTCCAAAAATTGCACCACGAATGAATAGCTTAGGACGAGTAGCTGATCCCACTAAAGGAGTAGAGCTACTCCTTGTAAGAGATGAAAAAAGAGCTACTCAATTGGCAAAAGAGCTTGATCTTTTTAATACGGAAAGACAAAAAATAGAACAAATCGTCTCTGAAAATGTGGAAAAAATGTTACAAGAAAACCCTGATATTCTTAAAAACAAAGCCATTATTCTCAGTTCAAAAAATTGGCATCCTGGTGTCATTCCTATCATCGCGGCTCGAATTGCAAAACTCTATAACAGACCAACTGTGATTATTGTCATTGATAAAAAAATCGGTAAGGGTTCAATTCGAACAATTCGTGAATTTCCTCTTCTCCGGGTTTTAAAAAAATGTAGCGATCTTTTCCTGAATTATGGAGGACATGATTATGCTGCAGGTTTAATGATTAAGGAAGAAAATATTAGTCGATTTAAACAACGATTTCTTGATGAAGCAAACTCTTTTTTAGAAGAACAGGATATTATTCCAAAGATCTTCCTCGATGCTTATGCAGATTTTAAAGATTTAACTTACGATCTCTTAGCTTCACTTGAGCTCTTAGAACCGTATGGTAATGAAAATCCTCCACCTATTCTCTATTGCCAGGCACGACAAGCTTGGCCACCAAAAATTATTGGAGGAATGCACTTAAAACTTTACCTAGAACAAGGAGATCGTATGTTGGAGGGAATTGCCTTTGGGATGGCCGAAAGACGTAATCAATTAAGAAAAAAAGAACTCACTATTCAAATAGCCTATACTCCTCAAATTAACCGCTTTCACAATAAAAGCAGTATTCAACTGCTCATTCGAGATTTTCGAATCATAGAAACAGAGAGTCAATAG
- a CDS encoding S41 family peptidase, producing the protein MIRMILFLLLCLCQELFGVKPPEISDSDVIKILNQMMEAHASYKEFSPPLIGRTLEGYLEELDPIKTYLLEEKIEKWIDPSEETLQTVLDEIQNGTFTTFRSIHNLMIEAIKEREELEKQLEGLDLPQNTSVNEFKNLRWAKTEEELLTRLLRMKALQMHAAERLGDTDSRDRAIQRINKRRIAREEEIAPKDSEDRARFIRAHILKAFASSLDAHTVYFTPNEASQFMIQVQQRLFGIGVQLRDDLNGFTVVKLIEGGPAIQGNRLKIHDRIIAINSESVVGLEITEAVELIRGEEGTPVILTVLRNDQQTLDIEIIRGEVLIKEARIESSKIPFGDGVIAHISLHAFYQDPLHSSAADIYEEIEKIRSDHKIKGIVLDLRLNSGGVLPQAVSVAGLFITKGIIVSIKDNRGVIDHLRDISGKMLYDGPLIILTSKISASAAEIVSQTLQDYGRAIIIGDKHTYGKGTFQTFTLDGSNHGKISPKGEFKVTRGRYYTVSGKSPQLVGVEPDIVVPGFYSKSEIGEMHAKYPLDNDAISENFQDDLSDIPVVERDQLSWLYRFSLQPRIKTYTRLLPQLRKNSEARIAQNKFYQSFLTSLENMENYPEKFDIYNEGDPQLNEAIHIMQDLIVLLKYN; encoded by the coding sequence ATGATTCGAATGATTTTATTTCTCCTTCTGTGCTTATGCCAAGAGCTTTTTGGAGTCAAACCTCCTGAAATCTCCGATTCAGATGTGATAAAGATACTGAATCAAATGATGGAGGCACATGCGTCTTATAAAGAGTTTTCTCCTCCTTTGATCGGTCGTACTTTAGAGGGGTATTTAGAAGAACTTGATCCAATAAAAACCTATTTATTAGAAGAAAAAATTGAAAAATGGATTGATCCTTCTGAAGAAACTCTTCAAACAGTATTGGATGAGATACAAAACGGGACTTTTACAACTTTTAGGTCCATTCATAATCTAATGATAGAGGCGATCAAAGAGCGAGAAGAGTTAGAAAAGCAATTAGAAGGGCTCGACCTTCCTCAGAATACCTCGGTAAATGAATTCAAAAACCTTAGATGGGCAAAAACAGAAGAAGAATTATTGACACGTTTATTAAGAATGAAAGCGCTTCAGATGCATGCTGCTGAAAGACTTGGTGATACTGATTCACGTGATCGAGCGATTCAAAGAATCAATAAAAGGAGAATTGCAAGAGAAGAAGAAATTGCTCCAAAAGATTCTGAAGACAGAGCACGTTTTATCCGTGCTCATATTCTTAAAGCTTTTGCTAGTTCACTTGATGCCCATACCGTTTACTTTACCCCAAATGAAGCTTCTCAATTCATGATTCAGGTCCAACAACGACTCTTTGGAATTGGGGTGCAGCTACGTGATGATCTTAATGGGTTTACAGTGGTTAAATTGATTGAAGGCGGACCAGCTATTCAAGGCAATCGTTTAAAAATACATGACAGAATCATCGCGATTAACTCCGAGTCTGTTGTAGGACTTGAGATTACTGAAGCTGTTGAATTAATACGAGGAGAAGAAGGCACACCAGTGATTTTAACTGTCTTGCGGAATGATCAACAAACGCTAGACATCGAAATTATCCGTGGAGAGGTGTTGATTAAAGAAGCACGAATTGAATCCTCAAAAATTCCTTTTGGAGATGGAGTGATTGCACATATCTCACTCCATGCTTTTTATCAAGACCCTCTTCATTCCTCTGCAGCTGATATCTATGAGGAAATTGAAAAAATACGTTCTGATCATAAAATTAAAGGGATAGTGCTTGATCTGCGTCTGAACTCAGGAGGCGTTTTGCCACAAGCAGTGAGTGTAGCTGGCCTCTTTATCACTAAGGGAATTATTGTCTCTATTAAAGATAACCGTGGAGTGATCGATCATCTACGGGATATTAGTGGAAAAATGTTATACGATGGTCCCTTAATTATTCTAACGAGTAAAATCAGTGCTTCAGCAGCAGAAATTGTTTCCCAAACTCTTCAAGATTACGGACGTGCAATTATTATTGGTGATAAGCATACTTATGGGAAAGGGACGTTTCAAACTTTTACACTCGATGGATCTAATCATGGTAAAATTAGTCCTAAAGGAGAATTTAAAGTCACGCGTGGACGATATTATACTGTATCTGGCAAAAGTCCGCAATTAGTTGGTGTAGAACCTGACATTGTGGTCCCAGGTTTTTACTCAAAATCTGAGATAGGAGAAATGCATGCAAAATACCCTCTTGATAATGATGCGATCTCAGAAAATTTTCAAGATGATCTATCCGATATCCCTGTTGTTGAGCGCGACCAGCTCAGTTGGCTCTATCGTTTTAGTTTACAACCTCGTATCAAAACTTACACACGCCTTTTGCCACAGCTCAGAAAAAATTCAGAAGCGCGGATTGCTCAAAATAAATTCTATCAAAGCTTCTTAACTTCTCTCGAAAATATGGAGAATTATCCAGAAAAATTTGATATATATAACGAAGGAGATCCTCAGCTAAATGAGGCCATTCACATCATGCAAGATCTCATCGTCTTGTTAAAATACAACTAG
- the gltX gene encoding glutamate--tRNA ligase, with the protein MMDKSVRVRIAPSPTGDPHVGTAYMALFNLIFARHYGGTFILRIEDTDRQRSQIQYEKNIYDALHWFGIQWDEGPDVGGPFAPYRQSERSEIYKKYAYRLLEEGKAYKCFATPEELAEMREISKGYDRRYRNLSPKELRDYEKAGRSFVIRLKVPLKGESFFQDEVRGSIHFSWADIDDQILLKSDGLPTYHLANIVDDHLMGITHVIRGDEWTSSTPKHLLLYKMFEWEPPKFIHMPLLLGTDGKKLSKRRNPTSIFFYRDSGYLPEALLNFLTLMGYSMAKDQEIYSLEEIIKHFDIKRIGLSGAIFDHKKLDWMNQHYLINEIRQEELWGRIKNWGFSETFMQKLMPLVHTRIKTFGDFMELCHFFFINHLSYTQELLTPQGLTPEQAASILQTILWSIENPENSLREAMEKTSWEVAEAFRVNHKKIIMPLLFVAIMGKRHGPPLFDSVEILGKDRTRGRLLEAISFLGGLSNKKLSRLKELWQAGTCFSLIEP; encoded by the coding sequence ATCATGGATAAATCTGTTCGTGTGCGTATTGCTCCCTCTCCTACAGGAGATCCTCATGTTGGGACTGCCTATATGGCTCTTTTTAATCTCATTTTTGCTCGTCACTATGGAGGAACATTTATTCTCCGTATTGAAGATACGGACCGTCAACGTAGTCAAATTCAATATGAAAAAAATATCTATGATGCTCTTCACTGGTTTGGCATCCAATGGGATGAAGGTCCTGATGTCGGAGGTCCTTTTGCTCCTTATCGCCAATCAGAAAGAAGTGAAATTTACAAAAAATATGCTTATCGCCTTCTGGAAGAAGGTAAAGCTTATAAATGTTTTGCTACACCTGAAGAATTGGCAGAAATGCGAGAAATATCGAAAGGCTATGACCGCCGTTATCGTAATCTTAGTCCTAAAGAATTGAGGGATTATGAGAAAGCAGGTAGGTCCTTTGTGATTCGTCTTAAAGTTCCTCTGAAAGGTGAAAGTTTTTTTCAAGATGAGGTCAGAGGGTCAATCCATTTCTCTTGGGCGGATATCGATGATCAGATTCTTCTTAAGTCAGATGGTCTTCCCACTTATCACTTAGCAAATATAGTAGATGATCATTTAATGGGCATCACTCATGTGATCCGTGGTGATGAATGGACCAGCTCCACTCCGAAACATCTTCTTCTTTATAAGATGTTTGAATGGGAACCCCCTAAATTTATCCATATGCCCTTACTTCTTGGCACTGATGGAAAAAAACTCTCTAAACGACGTAATCCCACTTCTATCTTCTTCTATAGAGACTCTGGTTATCTTCCTGAGGCATTGTTAAATTTTCTCACCCTCATGGGATATAGCATGGCCAAAGACCAAGAGATATACTCCCTAGAAGAGATCATCAAACACTTTGATATAAAACGTATTGGGCTCTCTGGTGCAATTTTTGATCATAAAAAACTCGATTGGATGAATCAACACTATCTCATCAATGAGATTCGACAAGAGGAGCTATGGGGACGGATCAAGAATTGGGGATTTTCTGAGACTTTTATGCAAAAGCTCATGCCTCTTGTCCATACTCGTATTAAAACTTTTGGAGATTTCATGGAATTATGCCATTTCTTTTTCATCAACCATCTCTCTTATACCCAAGAACTCTTGACTCCACAAGGTCTCACACCAGAACAAGCTGCCTCTATCCTTCAAACAATTCTCTGGTCAATTGAAAATCCAGAAAATTCTCTTCGCGAAGCGATGGAAAAAACCTCTTGGGAAGTTGCTGAGGCTTTTAGAGTGAATCATAAAAAAATTATCATGCCGCTTTTGTTTGTAGCCATTATGGGAAAACGACATGGCCCTCCTCTTTTCGATTCTGTAGAAATTTTAGGCAAAGATCGAACACGTGGACGTCTATTGGAAGCAATCTCTTTTTTAGGAGGTCTTTCTAATAAAAAGCTCTCTCGTCTTAAAGAACTTTGGCAAGCAGGGACTTGCTTTTCTCTCATAGAACCATGA